In Aspergillus luchuensis IFO 4308 DNA, chromosome 1, nearly complete sequence, the following are encoded in one genomic region:
- the FRS2 gene encoding phenylalanine--tRNA ligase subunit alpha (BUSCO:EOG09261RU1;~COG:J;~EggNog:ENOG410PG09;~InterPro:IPR006195,IPR040725,IPR004529,IPR002319;~PFAM:PF18553,PF01409;~TransMembrane:1 (o396-416i);~go_component: GO:0005737 - cytoplasm [Evidence IEA];~go_function: GO:0000049 - tRNA binding [Evidence IEA];~go_function: GO:0000166 - nucleotide binding [Evidence IEA];~go_function: GO:0004812 - aminoacyl-tRNA ligase activity [Evidence IEA];~go_function: GO:0004826 - phenylalanine-tRNA ligase activity [Evidence IEA];~go_function: GO:0005524 - ATP binding [Evidence IEA];~go_process: GO:0006432 - phenylalanyl-tRNA aminoacylation [Evidence IEA];~go_process: GO:0043039 - tRNA aminoacylation [Evidence IEA]): MATDMTSPILDALSASDASILSSEAFPSTPSLNVKAALDRLASRQMVEYETFDKEVAVLTPEGEEIATNGSHEAKVFQAVLAAMDGLKIAELPGVVGKDNAKIGQGNAFKKGWIKKDKDLLRATTDTIVDETRELLLTVKNTQTLNDQKALTDLKRRKLVALQKVISFKISKGPKFAREFVKEETDLTAEMLMNGSWKTAQLKPYNFKAKGAPTPAGAFHPLNKVRQEFRNIFFEMGFEEMPTNRFVETGFWNFDALFVPQQHPARDLQDTFYIADPVKADPPREDPENDPHRPKSIQPASNAAQEKPLDYKQYWEDVRQVHENGKYGSIGYRYPWDADESLRLVLRTHTTSVSTYVLHKLAANPRPARYFSIDRVFRNEAVDATHLAEFHQIEGVIADFGLTLGGLIGFMEVFFAKMGIHQLRFKPAYNPYTEPSMEIFGYHAGLGKWVEIGNSGMFRPEMLEPMGIPKGMQVYGWGLSLERPTMIKYGVSNIRELLGHKVDLGFIESNPAVRLEKD; encoded by the exons ATGGCGACCGATATGACGAGCCCCATCCTGGACGCCCTGTCCGCGTCCGACgcctccatcctctccagcgAAgccttcccctccaccccctcactAAACGTCAAGGCCGCCCTCGACCGTCTAGCCTCCCGACAGATGGTCGAGTATGAGACCTTCGATAAAGAGGTTGCTGTCTTGACCCCCGAAGGTGAAGAAATCGCCACGAATGGCAGTCACGAAGCCAAAGTGTTCCAAGCCGTGTTGGCTGCCATGGACGGATTGAAGATCGCCGAGTTGCCCGGAGTCGTTGGAAAGGACAACGCCAAGATCGGTCAGGGCAATGCTTTCAAGAAGGGCTGGAtcaagaaggacaaggatCTTCTGCGGGCGACGACCGACACCATCGTGGACGAGACCCGCGAGTTGTTGCTGACGGTCAAGAACACCCAGACTCTGAACGACCAGAAGGCCCTCACAGATCTGAAGCGGCGCAAGCTGGTCGCCCTGCAAAAGGTCATTTCCTTCAAGATCTCCAAGGGTCCCAAGTTCGCGCGCGAATTCGTCAAGGAGGAGACCGACCTGACCGCGGAGATGCTCATGAACGGCTCCTGGAAGACGGCCCAGCTGAAGCCCTACAacttcaaggccaagggtGCCCCCACGCCCGCTGGTGCTTTCCACCCCCTGAACAAGGTGCGCCAGGAATTCCGCAACATCTTCTTCGAAATGGGTTTCGAGGAGATGCCTACCAACCGTTTCGTCGAGACGGGCTTCTGGAACTTCGACGCCCTCTTCGTCCCTCAGCAACACCCCGCCCGTGACCTTCAAGATACCTTCTACATCGCCGACCCGGTCAAGGCCGACCCGCCCCGCGAGGACCCAGAGAATGACCCTCACCGTCCCAAGTCCATCCAGCCGGCCTCGAACGCCGCCCAGGAGAAGCCCCTCGACTACAAGCAGTACTGGGAGGACGTCCGCCAGGTGCACGAGAATGGCAAGTACGGATCCATTGGCTACCGCTACCCCTGGGATGCCGACGAGTCGCTGCGGCTGGTTCTCCGCACACACACCACCTCGGTTTCGACATATGTTCTGCACAAGCTGGCGGCCAACCCCCGTCCGGCGAGATACTTCAGTATCGACCGAGTGTTCCGTAACGAGGCGGTCGACGCCACCCACTTGGCTGAGTTCCACCAGATCGAGGGTGTCATTGCCGACTTTGGTCTCACCCTTGGTGGTCTGATTGGCTTCATGGAGGTCTTCTTCGCCAAGATGGGCATCCACCAGCTCCGCTTCAAGCCGGCCTACAACCCCTACACCGAGCCCAGTATGGAGATCTTCGGTTACCACGCTGGCCTTGGTAAGTGGGTGGAGATCGGAAACAGTGGTATGTTCCGTCCGGAGATGTTAGAACCCATGGGTATCCCCAAGGGCATGCAGGTCTACGGATGGGGATTGAGTCTGGAGAGACCGACCATGATCAA ATACGGCGTTAGCAACATCCGAGAACTCCTGGGTCACAAGGTCGAtctcggcttcatcgagTCCAACCCTGCCGTCAGACTTGAGAAGGACTAG